Proteins encoded in a region of the Streptomyces sp. PCS3-D2 genome:
- the istA gene encoding IS21 family transposase, with translation MVDVVEIYVHWYAGRSKNQLAASLGVDRKTVRKYLAPAEEAGLAPGGPPMSEADWAKLLKVWFPDLASRRLNQVTWAEIEPHREYVKGLLETTTVTTIHQRLRDEGKLTVSLSTFRRWVTENLPDESARSRVTVLRDDVEPGSEAQIDYGFLGQWINPATGKRHRIWAFVMVLPSSRHMFVRPVVHMDQHAWTQAHVEAFRFFGGVPRRLVPDNLRTAVDRPDLYDPKINKSYAELATYYSTLVDPARAAKPKDKPRVERPMPYVRDSFWSGRQFTSVEQMQAEAVTWASGTAGRRQCRPLGGASPLAVFEAVESAALLPLPDKPFVLARWSTATVGPDIHIKVGRTLYSVPWKLIGRKVDVRSTTTMVQVFHDGDLVKTHAALDQGKRTDSGDYPPEKIAFQMKTPMWCRSQASEVGDACREVIDLLLEVNALYRLRAAQGILGLRKKYGDQRLEAACTKAITVGDPSYRTIKGILIAGTETDPEPETGDAGAAAFLHGPEGLFAASIPSQISDELHDDPGHDDAGDAEEAAR, from the coding sequence GTGGTCGATGTCGTCGAGATCTACGTCCACTGGTATGCGGGCCGGTCGAAGAACCAGCTCGCGGCCTCGTTGGGGGTGGACCGAAAGACGGTCAGGAAGTATCTGGCGCCGGCGGAGGAGGCCGGGCTCGCCCCGGGTGGGCCGCCGATGAGCGAGGCGGACTGGGCCAAGCTGCTGAAGGTCTGGTTCCCGGACCTGGCGAGCCGCCGGTTGAACCAGGTGACATGGGCGGAGATCGAACCGCACCGCGAGTACGTCAAGGGCCTGCTGGAGACCACCACAGTCACCACGATCCACCAGCGCCTGCGGGACGAGGGGAAGTTGACGGTGTCGCTTTCGACGTTCCGCCGGTGGGTGACCGAGAACCTGCCCGATGAGTCGGCCCGGTCTCGGGTGACGGTGCTGCGGGACGACGTGGAGCCGGGCTCAGAGGCCCAGATCGACTACGGCTTCCTCGGCCAGTGGATCAACCCGGCCACCGGGAAGCGGCACCGGATCTGGGCATTCGTGATGGTGCTGCCCAGCTCACGGCACATGTTCGTGCGACCGGTCGTCCACATGGACCAGCACGCCTGGACCCAGGCCCACGTCGAAGCGTTTCGCTTCTTCGGGGGTGTCCCGCGCCGGCTGGTGCCCGACAACCTGCGCACGGCCGTGGACCGGCCGGACCTCTACGACCCGAAGATCAACAAGTCGTATGCCGAGCTCGCGACCTACTACAGCACGCTGGTCGACCCGGCCCGCGCGGCGAAGCCGAAGGACAAACCGCGGGTTGAGCGGCCGATGCCCTATGTCCGTGACTCGTTCTGGAGCGGGCGGCAGTTCACCTCGGTCGAGCAGATGCAGGCCGAGGCCGTGACCTGGGCGAGCGGGACCGCAGGCCGCAGGCAGTGCCGGCCGCTGGGAGGGGCATCGCCGCTGGCGGTGTTCGAGGCGGTCGAGTCGGCGGCCCTGCTGCCGCTGCCGGACAAGCCGTTCGTGCTGGCCCGCTGGTCGACCGCGACCGTGGGCCCGGACATCCACATCAAGGTCGGCCGCACCCTCTACTCGGTGCCCTGGAAGCTGATCGGCCGCAAGGTCGATGTCCGCTCGACCACGACCATGGTCCAGGTCTTCCACGACGGCGACCTCGTCAAGACCCACGCCGCCCTTGACCAGGGAAAACGCACCGATTCGGGCGACTACCCGCCGGAGAAGATCGCGTTTCAGATGAAGACGCCGATGTGGTGCCGCAGCCAGGCGTCTGAGGTCGGCGACGCCTGCCGCGAGGTGATCGACCTGCTGCTGGAGGTCAACGCGCTCTACCGGCTCCGCGCGGCCCAGGGGATCCTCGGCCTGCGGAAGAAGTACGGCGACCAGCGCCTGGAGGCCGCCTGCACCAAGGCGATCACGGTCGGCGACCCGTCCTACCGCACCATCAAGGGCATCCTGATCGCCGGGACCGAGACCGACCCCGAGCCGGAGACCGGCGACGCCGGGGCCGCGGCCTTCCTCCACGGCCCCGAGGGCCTGTTCGCCGCGAGCATCCCCTCCCAGATCTCTGACGAACTCCACGACGACCCCGGTCACGATGACGCCGGCGATGCCGAGGAGGCCGCCCGATGA
- a CDS encoding UvrD-helicase domain-containing protein, translating to MTTTGVTLRLLDKADKEILRLPRAVKGAIYDFQHKFKENPYVRGLRLKQLEGHDRLWSARVNDEYRVLLLRLADTDWLIVSVKHRKEAYEKLERLSYGINRITGGIEYVDLQIVEESVLRRGAAPRPATAAPSATPAEPVPTPAPAPAPAPVPLFAAFSDEQLTDLGVAGPLVPVVRTLTTEDQLLGLAEYAPQLTSEVLLALHDGASYDAVLEQITSPVSAPEPVDPDDFRAAAERPATMVTTTDEALREALEGGDFGRWKVFLHPTQSRLVEREYSGPARVGGGPGTGKTIVALHRVKHLVDRLPPGRDKPVLLTTYNKNLAADLRSRLLQLGGEELLARVEISHVDQLALRVVREAEPGSAKQTLDESQALREWRAMLDELGETGWDAQFLHDEWSQVILGQAVVSRTEYFRARRAGRGKNISRAERAEIWQLAERFTQRLDRLGRQTWEQVAERAARLEMDREQRIQAIERQREEAGGLDNIHLQSGSAGWLRHRFQHVVVDEAQDLRAAHWKLLRAMVPRAANDIFLVGDTHQRIYGNQVTLGSLGVHIRGRSAKLTLSYRTTRQILGSALGVLSGESFDDLDGSTEDLAGYRSVLTGSLPQLQGCDDWQSEQESIAALLADWIALPTPPGQIAVCVPTNAMASELAYTLLAHKGIRAVEIGPEGPRGDEGVHIGTMFRFKGLEYQRMVIAGVRDGLVPREAVTRLRSDDAVRHRRELRRARSLLFVAATRSRDSLAIFWHGRPSPFLEPLMHAPAA from the coding sequence ATGACGACCACAGGCGTGACCCTGCGTCTGCTCGACAAGGCGGACAAGGAGATCCTGAGGCTGCCGCGCGCGGTCAAGGGCGCGATCTACGACTTCCAGCACAAGTTCAAGGAGAACCCGTACGTCCGGGGTCTGCGGCTGAAGCAGCTGGAGGGCCACGACCGGCTCTGGTCGGCCCGTGTCAACGACGAGTACCGTGTCCTGCTGCTGCGCCTGGCGGACACCGACTGGCTCATCGTCTCCGTCAAGCACCGCAAGGAGGCGTACGAGAAGCTCGAACGGCTCTCGTACGGCATCAACCGGATCACCGGTGGCATCGAGTACGTCGACCTCCAGATCGTCGAGGAGAGCGTCCTTCGCCGAGGGGCGGCTCCCCGGCCCGCCACCGCCGCGCCTTCCGCCACCCCCGCTGAGCCCGTCCCGACACCCGCGCCCGCGCCCGCGCCGGCCCCCGTCCCGCTGTTCGCCGCGTTCTCCGACGAGCAGCTCACCGACCTCGGCGTCGCGGGACCGCTCGTACCGGTCGTCCGGACCCTGACCACCGAGGACCAGCTCCTCGGCCTGGCGGAGTACGCCCCGCAGCTCACCTCGGAAGTCCTGCTCGCACTCCACGACGGTGCGTCGTACGACGCGGTGCTGGAGCAGATCACCAGTCCCGTCTCCGCACCCGAGCCCGTCGACCCCGATGACTTCCGGGCTGCCGCAGAGCGGCCGGCCACCATGGTCACGACGACGGACGAGGCGCTGCGTGAAGCCCTGGAGGGCGGCGACTTCGGTCGCTGGAAGGTCTTCCTCCACCCGACCCAGTCCCGGCTCGTCGAACGCGAGTACTCGGGTCCCGCCCGGGTGGGGGGCGGGCCGGGCACGGGCAAGACCATCGTGGCCCTGCACCGGGTCAAGCACCTGGTGGACCGTCTGCCTCCCGGCCGTGACAAGCCCGTCCTCCTCACCACGTACAACAAGAACCTCGCTGCCGACCTGAGGTCCCGGCTGCTCCAGCTGGGCGGCGAGGAGCTGCTGGCCCGCGTGGAGATCAGCCACGTCGACCAGCTCGCGCTGCGCGTCGTCCGCGAGGCCGAACCCGGAAGCGCCAAGCAGACGCTCGACGAGAGTCAGGCTCTGCGGGAGTGGCGTGCCATGCTCGACGAACTCGGCGAAACCGGGTGGGACGCCCAGTTCCTGCACGACGAGTGGTCGCAGGTCATCCTGGGCCAGGCCGTGGTCTCCCGGACCGAGTACTTCCGTGCACGGCGGGCCGGACGGGGCAAGAACATCTCGCGGGCCGAGCGCGCCGAGATCTGGCAGCTCGCAGAGCGGTTCACCCAGCGACTCGACCGCCTCGGACGGCAGACCTGGGAACAGGTCGCCGAGCGCGCGGCGCGGCTGGAGATGGACCGCGAGCAGCGGATCCAGGCCATCGAGCGTCAGCGCGAGGAGGCGGGCGGTCTGGACAACATCCACCTTCAGTCCGGCTCCGCGGGCTGGCTGCGACACCGCTTCCAGCACGTCGTCGTCGACGAGGCGCAGGACCTGCGGGCAGCGCACTGGAAGCTGTTGCGGGCGATGGTCCCCCGTGCCGCCAACGACATCTTCCTCGTGGGCGACACGCACCAGCGCATCTACGGCAACCAGGTCACGCTGGGCAGCCTCGGGGTCCACATCCGCGGACGCTCGGCCAAGCTGACCCTGAGCTATCGGACGACCCGGCAGATCCTCGGCTCCGCACTCGGTGTGCTCAGCGGCGAAAGCTTCGACGACCTGGACGGCAGCACCGAGGACCTGGCCGGGTACAGGTCCGTCCTGACCGGAAGCCTGCCGCAGTTGCAAGGCTGCGACGACTGGCAGTCCGAGCAGGAGTCGATCGCCGCGCTCCTCGCCGACTGGATCGCCCTGCCGACTCCCCCGGGGCAGATCGCCGTCTGTGTTCCGACGAACGCCATGGCAAGCGAGCTGGCCTACACCCTGCTCGCCCACAAGGGGATCAGGGCCGTCGAGATCGGCCCCGAAGGCCCCCGTGGAGACGAAGGCGTCCACATCGGCACGATGTTCCGATTCAAGGGACTTGAGTACCAGCGCATGGTCATCGCGGGGGTCCGGGACGGACTCGTCCCCCGGGAGGCGGTCACCCGCCTGCGGAGCGACGATGCCGTCCGCCACCGGCGCGAGCTCCGGCGGGCCCGCTCGCTGCTCTTCGTCGCGGCCACCCGGTCCCGGGACAGCCTCGCCATCTTCTGGCACGGCCGTCCGAGCCCGTTCCTCGAACCCCTCATGCATGCGCCCGCTGCTTGA
- the istB gene encoding IS21-like element helper ATPase IstB encodes MSVLDTALRESLKTLRLSGMLETLDARLAQAHGGELGHLDFLQVLCQDEITRRETVAFQRRLQRAKFEQQVTLEEFDFTASSKLPAAQIRDLAALRWLHAGESVILFGPVGVGKTHVAQALGHLSVRQGANVRFAKTSRILAELAGGHADRTWDKRMRELIRPDVLILDDFAMRQLTAAQADDLYELVSERQGRSLIITSNRAPSDWYPLFPNPVVAESLLDRLINTSHQVIMNGPSYRPNKRPRNPADKPDKPSAN; translated from the coding sequence ATGAGCGTGCTGGACACCGCCCTGCGCGAGTCGCTCAAGACGCTTCGGCTGTCGGGGATGCTTGAGACCCTGGACGCCCGGCTGGCCCAGGCCCACGGCGGCGAGCTCGGACACCTGGACTTCCTTCAGGTCCTCTGCCAGGACGAGATCACCCGCCGCGAGACCGTGGCCTTCCAACGACGGCTCCAACGCGCGAAGTTCGAGCAGCAGGTGACCCTGGAGGAGTTCGACTTCACCGCCTCCTCCAAGCTGCCCGCGGCCCAGATCCGGGACCTGGCCGCACTGCGCTGGCTCCACGCCGGAGAGTCGGTGATCTTGTTCGGGCCCGTCGGCGTCGGCAAAACACACGTCGCCCAGGCCCTCGGCCATCTCTCCGTCCGGCAGGGCGCGAACGTCCGGTTCGCCAAGACCAGCCGGATCCTGGCCGAGCTGGCCGGCGGCCACGCGGACCGCACCTGGGACAAGCGCATGCGCGAGCTCATCCGCCCCGACGTCCTGATCCTCGACGACTTCGCCATGCGCCAACTGACTGCGGCCCAGGCCGACGACCTCTACGAACTCGTCTCCGAGCGGCAGGGACGCTCCCTGATCATCACCAGCAACCGGGCACCCAGCGACTGGTATCCCCTCTTCCCCAACCCCGTCGTCGCCGAGTCCCTGCTCGACCGCCTGATCAACACCAGCCACCAAGTCATCATGAACGGCCCCAGCTACCGCCCGAACAAGCGCCCAAGGAACCCCGCCGACAAGCCCGATAAGCCCTCAGCCAACTGA